The Epinephelus lanceolatus isolate andai-2023 chromosome 19, ASM4190304v1, whole genome shotgun sequence DNA segment acagagttAAACTGTTTTTTCTAAGATTCTTTTTGTTTGATCAGAAACAGCTCCGATaccaccatcaccaaacccaccagactcaatTTAAACAGTcatgttagtgtgtatagaggcagcatgttttcacatctaactgggtgaattaagggttaatttcaaccaaaccagagttgctGATTGTTGCAACAGtggagacacaaacagaggCAACTTTTGTGActcttattttgtttctgtccacttcaaatgaagtgtgtgtaatgaggataaaatgacttaatttcagtggagtctggtgggttttaCAACAGTGattttcagggctgtttctggttaaacaaaaagatcTTACTCCTCAACataaagctctatctctgtagggatcctttccagaAATTGTGAGACACCTAAAATAACAGtccgagcctgtcagtgacaaaaaagcACTTCAGTGGACTTAAATTGACAGTGCAAAAGTGCAAAACAGGGTAACAGGGAAAACAGAGTTGGAAAATACTTAACTTACCCTTTGGGTGTACTGTGTGTTGGCATATTTCGGTGCCTGAACGTGCACATCAGTGTTGTTAGTATTGGGACAGACCTTTAGTTGTGTTTGTTACTTTCTATGCTAGAAATAGCTTAATATAATTTCTGTGATATTCCAGCAAAGACTGTAGTGTCACTTTAAGGTGCTGCAGTTGGTAAGTTTCACTCTTTACGATCTGCATATTGACAAAGCTGGCAGCCCGACCTGACAGCTGACATTCAGCCATGCTGAGGTCTTACTGCAAAGATTGTGTTGCAATTTTAAGGTGGCGTTTTACAGTGCTGGGAACTCTGAAACAATAAGCTAGACTTTCATTTATCCCTTGTCAAATTAAGGCCACATCGTGGACGGCCATCGTCTCGTTAGTTTCTTGGGATTGCACAAGAAGTGATGCTTTGGTACCAAGTCAATGCAAATTCTGAAAATGTGATGGTATTAATTTTTGTGGGGATGCAATTCCTCCAAGCCTTACCGGGCAGCATATACGCCTATAAGTGACCGAGACAgaccggttgttttggtgcacacctgagtgtgattgctgtgttcacacctgcccaaacgaaccacactgagggggaaacaaacttgagttcgactgaactgaaccaaacagggcaggtgtagAAGCACCCTTAGTTTCATCCCGAAATGTCACTGACCCAGAAGGTAAAAGCTCAGAGTAACTGAAATTCAGAGTCTATCTGTGAGGTGTAAAATCTCAGCTACACAACACCAAAGGCTGCTGAAAGGTTTAGTATGTGTGGCGTCTTTTCTTTCTCCAATTAGAGCTCAGTCTGTCTGAAGCAATTCTGCCACAGGATATATATAGAGGGCTTTCTGACAGTGTTCTCATCACTAACTGGGTTGCAGAGGTGTTGGAGACAGACGCTGACCCTGCTGAACCTCATACAGGTTTCTAACAAGGTCCAATGTGGAATGAGATGACAGCTGATGAGTCATGTTATCATCGCCGTGAGGAAGCTAAGACTTaggttgaaggaaaaaacaaaacctcagTGAGACTGACTTGAGCTTTACAAACTGTGAGAACTAAACCTCCTCTGACACGCTGTGGATCGTCTCTATTATCCTCTTCTTCAGTTTTTTCACTTTGTCTGGCGGCGTCTCGTTCAGACACTCCTCCACATACTTTAGAAACCCAGCATGTGGCGACACCATCTGGCTTTGACATAACGTCCTCATGAAGTCCAGCACCTCGCTGCTGGGGGGCGGGAGGCGACGGCTCGCTCGCTTCCGTCCTGACACTCTGCTGTCAGTGTGAGAGGAAGACGTGGAGGGCGAGGATGAGGGCGAGGAGTGCCGAGAGTCTGGGGGAGTAGGCGAAGGAGGTGCTTCGAGGCTCCGTGATGTGATGTTCAGTTTGGTAGCAGTGTGGTTGGCACCGTGGTAATGGCTGCTAACGACTTGGGTGTCCAGGTGGAGGAGAGTGGACTCCTGCGGTTGGCTGAAGTGGAGTTCGTCGGGACGCTCGTCCTCGTCACAGGAGTCGCAGAGGAACATCAGGTCTCGGTAGTGTTTCCACTTTGGAAGGTAAAAGTCCTCCGAACCACACGTTTTGTTTGAGCTCACCGCCTTGTGTTCACGTTGGAAGATTGTTCGCAAGTTCCTGAATTTTGTCTTTATGTCTTCCACTGAAGAAGGAAGAATTACAGAAACTGTTAGCCTCCACAACTCTGGGAAACGGTGTGAGGAATCATTTTCTCAAAAGGTaactttgctgtttttcaacctggaccctattttcccatgtttttgtgtctaactgACTAATGGGCCACTGTCAATGTTCGTCCACTTaaagtgtttgtctttgtcactgacaggctcagattttttttttaaccagaaacagccttgaaatcaccatcaccagactccatttaaataaacagtaattttagcatgtatataGGCCGtacattttcacatctaactgggtgaattaagggtttattttaccagaccagagttggtgattgttgtaACAGTGGAAAGACGAACTAAGGTGGCTTttgagtgttttattttgtttctgtagactttgaatgaagtgtgtcttactagggctgacccaaaaaattcgaagcttcatTCGATGGCatgggattcgattgtgaaaaaaaaaataaaattgaagcTTCTgcgctttttttccatttttttggggggggaggCCTTAAACGCAACACTAACCCAAAAAGCGCACTCAGagccgctctgagtctggtgtcagagatACTTATGATGCTCTGAGTTGCGtatctgtttgattgtgctgcagtgtgcgccgagggttttaatttaaggtgctcacagactcgggcgcactataagcggagcggactctatgaggaatgtctgcagtcattcgggcttccatagtcgaacacacttccgcgttgtagtttcctgtaaaaatgtccgtgaaacaCTACATTACCCCCAATTCTTGCGCGTTTCTGTCATgacgatgtgaaaaatacacgCCGAGCAGTCTTTTGAGTGACACTGGTGCGTGGAGTGGAGTCCGcgtggtcgtaaaatctgagctttgcgcacaCAGGGCTCGCAGACGTCCGCTTTTAGTCTGCGCGGACCTCCACGGAGTCGTGCCCCCACCCCCCGTCGAATGCTTCGAATTAAATTCGTTCTGAGCTCCGAAGCTTTGAATGTCCAAAACTGGAGTCGAAGGTCAGCCCTATGTCTTACAgtgataaaatgactgtttatttaaatggagtctggtgggtttggtgatagtAATTTGTAGtgtttttctggttaaacaaaaagcatcttactctttcacaaaaagctctatctctgtagggatcctttccataatgttgccaGACACtgaaataacaatctgagcctgtcagtgacaaaaacaaacacttttagtgaaCATGAAGTCACAGTCATACATGCCCAGCCTGTTTTGGGGCTGCTAGCTGCAGTCCTTTCACTCAATGCTGgatcaatttaaaaaactgttgttccatTAGTcgcttagacacaaaaacatggaaaaataggaTCAAAAGTTTCCTTTTACAACCACAATTTGACTGACGTTCGTAAAACCAGTCAACTAAAATATGGCTCCATCATCTCTTCAGATGTTTGCTCTGGTAGTGTCTCGTCACATTTCTGATATATATCTCTCTGTGTTAAAGTCAAAGTTATTCTTCTGACACACTACAGTGTAACACAAATAACCATCATTGTTACCTGAGAATGGAACTGGTTCGTTGTCAGACAGCAGGTTGCTCAGCGTCTCCAGCAGGCTCTGTCTCAACAGCCTGTTCCTGTAGCTCTCTGACTTGTGGTTCCACAGACAACTGTGCTCTGCAAAAAGCACATTAGGCGTATTATTCCTTTCATGCCACCTTTATTGTAAACCAGCACCCAGATACTTACTCATCCCATTCTTAACTGTTGAGACAAAAGTAACAGTGGAGTGAAGGTGTCTGCCTGGtctgcacacacccacactaccctttatttttaaatattcagcAGTAACATCAAAGATGCCACCAACCTGAGTAAAACGAGATGAGCTGCTGGACTTTGGCCTCGTTCCAGTGGCAGCGAGAGTCAACGCTCAGTCTGCTGTCAGGCTGAACTGAACCGGAGAAATTCAGAGGAGAGGTACAAGGTTTGGTGTCCAGCAGTGACGTAGACGGAGAGGCAGGGAGTGTGGCAGCAGCTGTTTGGCTCACTAGCCTGAGATTATCTGAAGACTCAGAGAGGAAGATTTGGTACGCGGCGCTGGCGTTGGTTTTGGCATCGTCGCTGGAGGGAGCGGAGCAGTTGTTGAACCTGACGTTGTTGATTTGGGTGGAGCTGGAGGAGAAGCTGctcagggtggaggagggtgttTGGTTTCCATGTTCCAGATCCTTGTCCTCCTGTGGCGTGAGGATCTGCAGGTCGTCTTGGCTGTCGTCCTCTTCGCAGGACTCGCAGAGGAAGAGCAGCTGCTGGTAGTGTTTCCACTTGGACACGTAGGGTTTGTCAGACGCTTTGCTCGCCTGCACCGCCTTGTACTCACGGTTGAAAACTGTCCGCAGGTTCTTGAACTTGCACTTCACGTCTTCAActgcaaaacagcaacaaaggaATCACTTAACACGTGCCCATGAATAAATACTCACATCTACCGTAACTCATTTCTCAGATTTATAGTGTTTGTTGCTCCTTCTTTCAGATTTTAATAAGTCTCTTTGTTGCTCTGCAAAATTAATTCAACCAAGTTAAACCATATTTTCTAACACTGACTCAAATGATTGTTTAATCTGACTTTTATAGTAACAAACCTGACAACTATCACCAACTCTGCAGCTCTAAGAAACTTCTGCGACACTTCAGCTcatagttttggttttacagaaTGTTTTACAACATTCACTGAAGGGGAGCATTAAGCAGCTAAAGAGAATCATTCCtaagagttggtggagaccaaatgagagctaaaaggagaataAATATCAGGGCTAGGTTGAAATAATCAGTGCATCCGATTCAAATCGATCTTCATTTGAATTGACCAATTGATCtcttaatattaataataataaagttttttagtagtagcagtagtaaacGGGCGCTAGCGCTAAATTATTAACGACTGTAGTCCCAAGAAGCTCCGACGTTACCTGTTCTTATATCTAGGCTGTTTACTGCTTAcgttttttacattttggtgtCATTTATTATCGTGCTGCAGCGTCTCCTCCTGCTATCTGTGCGTCCTGGTTGCTGCGCCACttctacgcacacacacagacacaagccctttttaaacaggagttgtgcaaatttgcaggaaagcccaatcagtcttttttcagcattggcagtataaaaacaaaatcgcagagtgcagcaaaatgccgcctacctacttttgtttatacagaatgtgcctttttcggggcaatggggggcgtgagcaagtaacaaaacgtgtagctcagcgtgtgacgtaaacagtgacgtgggagggaagccgcggctggtcagtccttcggcgattctctcataagtcggcccgttcttcaccgtccccgtcatctgacggttaatggcctcttcgtttgcgaggacaaggagggcgcacaattccttgtctccccagttgctcatctttacagtgtctgtcaggtttgtgtttccctcttgctactagctgcttgctaattcctgctatcagctgtttcctgtttatccaacgccagtggctcgcacgtgcagcgtcatcaacagctcctcccacaagtcatcaacagcccctcccgttgtggaaggccgcctcggtctgtttaaactaaaagggttccgccaatatgtctaccctacaaggcggaaaattgggcacctcggatcaactcgccaatccggctctgtgtgtctaaacgctcgcagcttgccggcaaaacggcccaacattcacggaaaatctggcagtgtaaaaggggctatacaAACACGGAGTAAAGATGCCACGGTGTATACAGAGAGGTGGAGATAACGTGAGCCGACaacaactacgcttgttactgtgcATGCAATAAAACCTCCTCAAGGGAAAAGTCAATATTTTATCTTGTCTTTCACATTCTCGCAAAAATTGGTACAGTAACTGAAACATCCCCAATTGAATCGCAAATCGAACTGAATCAAATCGGGACATTGTGAATCGACTTTATTTCAACAGATGGACGGAGAGAAACTCCAACGAATGATCATGTTGCTCAGTGTCTGCTGGACGTGCAAAGTTATATCAATATTCTCGTCTTACTAAGGTTAGCGTTTTCACCTAAATGTTGAACTACTATCTGAAAGCAGTGGACTTCACTTGGGAGACTGGACCATGCCGGGGGTCATGCATGAGAATACATGTTTCGTGCAGTAGCAGGACTGTGTGATATTTACTTGAGAACATCACTGAGTGGTTGGACAGCTGGCTCCTCAGGTCCTCCAGCAGCCTCAGCCTGAGCTGACGGTTGTTGTGGTTTTCCGACTTCTTGTTCCAGAGACAGCTGTACTCTgtgcacaacaacacacaacaaatacaaaatactttGCAAGCATTCAAACCATCATTAGGTTTAGCTTTCATCTGTTGTAACAACTGATCATTTCAAAGCTGTTTTACTTACCAGAGTAAAAGGCTATCAGCGCTCGCTCCCTCTCTTCAGTCCAGTAACATTTAATCATCATGTTGGCAGGGATGCAGGACGACGATGACGAGGGTGAAGAGGTGGAAGGGTTGGGGAGGAAGGAGATGATCAGCCCTGGGGAGTTGAGGACAGGCTGGTTCTCCTCCTGTGGAACAGACAGCGGTGAGAGCGGCGGTTCGCAGGAGCCGTCGTCCTGGTCCCAGCAGCCCCGCAGGAACATCAGCTGCTGGTAGTGCTTCCACTGCGGCACGAACACGTCGTCCGACCTGCACACTTTACTCGCCTTTACCATTTTGTACTGCCGCTGAAAGGTGGTGCGAAGGTTCTTGAACTTGTTCTTAATGTCTTCCACTGGAGAGAACACAAGAAGAGAAGATCAGATGTTTGCGCGGCGACAAAATGCAGCTTTGAAACTCAGTGGATGTGACCACAGCCTTACCTGAGAAAGGAACAGGTGGGGGGTGAGCTGACAGGAGGATCCTCAGGTGCTCCAGGGTTTTCCATCGCAGCTGGCGGTTCTTGTAGCTCTCTGACTTGTGGTTCCACAGACAGCTGTGCTCTGAggaataaaaagaaacatggtaatCAATCAATCTGCTGCATATTGTTTAGCATTTCTTTTCTTATTACCAAATGTTGGTTCATCAGTTACTTTAGCTGAGATTGCAGTTACTTTTTCAACATACTTTTTACAATTTCAAAAATGGCTGACCAGTACACACATTACATTAATCTGTATGTAGGCCAgtcaaaatgaaatgttttcagtctgcaGTAATGATGCATGATTTGATTTTCCTTTGCACTCACAAGATACACAGGAACAAAATTAGGTATATACTGTGAAGAATTTACACATTCTCAAGtta contains these protein-coding regions:
- the LOC117269408 gene encoding uncharacterized protein LOC117269408 produces the protein MEVPPYGFTPERYWTEEKERALIAFFSKHSCLWNHKSESYKNRQLRWKTLEHLRILLSAHPPPVPFSVEDIKNKFKNLRTTFQRQYKMVKASKVCRSDDVFVPQWKHYQQLMFLRGCWDQDDGSCEPPLSPLSVPQEENQPVLNSPGLIISFLPNPSTSSPSSSSSCIPANMMIKCYWTEERERALIAFYSEYSCLWNKKSENHNNRQLRLRLLEDLRSQLSNHSVMFSIEDVKCKFKNLRTVFNREYKAVQASKASDKPYVSKWKHYQQLLFLCESCEEDDSQDDLQILTPQEDKDLEHGNQTPSSTLSSFSSSSTQINNVRFNNCSAPSSDDAKTNASAAYQIFLSESSDNLRLVSQTAAATLPASPSTSLLDTKPCTSPLNFSGSVQPDSRLSVDSRCHWNEAKVQQLISFYSEHSCLWNHKSESYRNRLLRQSLLETLSNLLSDNEPVPFSVEDIKTKFRNLRTIFQREHKAVSSNKTCGSEDFYLPKWKHYRDLMFLCDSCDEDERPDELHFSQPQESTLLHLDTQVVSSHYHGANHTATKLNITSRSLEAPPSPTPPDSRHSSPSSSPSTSSSHTDSRVSGRKRASRRLPPPSSEVLDFMRTLCQSQMVSPHAGFLKYVEECLNETPPDKVKKLKKRIIETIHSVSEEV